The following are from one region of the Qipengyuania flava genome:
- a CDS encoding sterol desaturase family protein: MWNAILLSAAAMTAIVALRYLATSGVFAAITNRVRPGYHDRLGPQIRREIGWSLASAAIYGVPAGIVAWGWQERGWTQIYTDWNAYPLWYLPLAPLLYLFAHDTWFYWTHRLMHRPSLFRTMHAVHHASRPPTAWAAMSFHPWEAITGAVVIPALVFLIPIHVAMLGLVLLIMTVMGVTNHMGWEMFPRRLVHSRLGGWLITASHHQRHHEEYRCNYGLYFRVWDRLCGTDRGLSPNA, translated from the coding sequence ATGTGGAACGCCATCCTCCTGTCTGCCGCCGCCATGACCGCGATCGTCGCGCTGCGGTACCTGGCGACCAGCGGGGTGTTCGCGGCGATCACCAACCGGGTGCGCCCCGGATACCACGACAGGCTCGGCCCGCAGATCCGCCGCGAGATCGGCTGGTCGCTGGCCTCGGCCGCGATCTACGGTGTGCCGGCCGGGATCGTTGCCTGGGGCTGGCAGGAGCGCGGGTGGACCCAGATCTACACCGATTGGAACGCCTACCCCCTATGGTACCTGCCGCTGGCGCCGCTGCTCTACCTCTTCGCGCACGACACCTGGTTCTACTGGACCCACCGGCTGATGCACCGGCCCAGCCTGTTTCGCACCATGCACGCCGTCCACCACGCCAGCCGGCCGCCGACCGCCTGGGCGGCGATGAGTTTCCACCCTTGGGAGGCGATCACCGGCGCGGTGGTGATCCCGGCGCTCGTCTTTCTCATCCCCATCCATGTCGCCATGCTCGGGCTCGTCCTCCTGATCATGACGGTAATGGGCGTGACCAATCACATGGGCTGGGAAATGTTTCCCCGCCGCCTAGTTCATTCGCGGTTAGGAGGCTGGCTGATAACCGCCAGCCACCACCAGCGTCATCATGAAGAGTATCGATGCAACTACGGACTGTATTTTCGCGTCTGGGATCGCCTCTGCGGCACGGATCGCGGGCTGAGCCCCAACGCATGA
- a CDS encoding PqqD family protein, whose product MTIPRKLTANFVETRVDDEILIVDLDGGELLSLGGTGRAVWELIDGERSVTDIASALGEAYDAEQAVLTRDVEVLLAELEKAALVALD is encoded by the coding sequence ATGACCATCCCGCGCAAGCTCACGGCCAATTTCGTCGAAACCCGCGTCGATGACGAGATCCTCATCGTCGACCTCGATGGAGGCGAACTGCTCTCGCTCGGAGGGACCGGCCGCGCGGTGTGGGAGCTCATCGACGGCGAGCGGAGCGTGACCGATATCGCAAGCGCGCTGGGTGAGGCTTATGACGCCGAGCAAGCGGTGCTGACGCGGGACGTCGAGGTTCTGCTCGCCGAGCTCGAGAAAGCGGCGCTGGTCGCCTTGGATTGA
- a CDS encoding DUF2141 domain-containing protein, translated as MIRQFSAVAGVSALALAGLAAPSPAEAQYREKITNNPAKCASGAGPAVRVTITDIKASSGTIRVQSYRGTKEDWLEKGRWIYRMEAPAKAGSMTFCMPLPAPGTYGIAVRHDVNGNGKTDIFADGGAMSNNPSINIFNLGKPSYKKTAFTVGAGVETMSIRMRYR; from the coding sequence ATGATTCGCCAATTCTCCGCCGTCGCCGGTGTCAGCGCGCTCGCCCTTGCGGGCCTTGCCGCGCCGTCCCCCGCCGAAGCGCAATACCGCGAGAAGATCACAAACAATCCTGCCAAATGCGCAAGCGGCGCAGGCCCGGCCGTGCGCGTCACGATCACCGACATCAAGGCCTCGAGCGGTACCATCCGGGTGCAGAGCTACCGCGGCACCAAGGAAGACTGGCTCGAAAAGGGCCGCTGGATCTACCGCATGGAAGCCCCGGCCAAGGCCGGGTCGATGACCTTCTGCATGCCGCTGCCGGCCCCCGGGACCTATGGCATTGCGGTACGCCACGATGTGAACGGCAACGGGAAAACCGACATCTTCGCCGACGGCGGGGCGATGTCGAACAACCCCAGCATCAACATCTTCAACCTCGGCAAGCCGAGCTACAAGAAGACCGCCTTCACGGTAGGCGCCGGGGTCGAAACCATGTCGATCCGTATGCGCTACCGCTGA
- a CDS encoding Csu type fimbrial protein gives MKLILTLLALFVATALGTSAEAGQATAVMQVRATVVESCSVSADTMDFALDTAPGARAEGQAGVALSCNGPAAYEIALDAGQSGAREMVDPATGQSLAYEIYSDAARTTRWGDALGVDTVAGTAGDDGTAQLTAYGATLANADGLAAGTYADAVVVTVNF, from the coding sequence ATGAAGCTGATCCTGACCCTTCTCGCCCTGTTCGTGGCCACTGCGCTCGGCACTTCGGCTGAGGCCGGCCAGGCGACGGCGGTGATGCAGGTTCGGGCAACGGTAGTGGAAAGCTGCAGCGTCAGCGCCGACACGATGGACTTCGCGCTCGACACCGCGCCCGGCGCGCGTGCTGAGGGGCAGGCGGGAGTTGCGCTCTCGTGCAATGGCCCGGCCGCCTATGAGATCGCGCTCGATGCGGGGCAGAGCGGCGCCCGCGAAATGGTCGACCCGGCCACCGGCCAGAGTCTCGCCTACGAAATCTACAGCGATGCGGCACGCACCACGCGCTGGGGCGATGCGCTGGGCGTCGATACGGTTGCGGGCACGGCGGGCGATGACGGCACGGCGCAGCTCACGGCCTACGGCGCCACGCTCGCCAACGCAGACGGGCTCGCCGCCGGCACCTATGCCGACGCCGTGGTCGTCACCGTCAACTTCTAG
- the rpe gene encoding ribulose-phosphate 3-epimerase, which produces MTTPLISPSILSADFAALGEEVRAIDAAGADWIHVDVMDGHYVPNITIGPAVVKALRPHTDKPFDVHLMIAPIDPYLEAFAEAGADIITVHPEAGPHIHRTLQAISGLGKKAGVVLNPGTPLEALDYILEDVDLVLVMSVNPGFGGQSFIHSQLKKVEAIRKRIDALGKPIHLEVDGGVNAETARLCVDAGADVLVAGSATFKGGPAQYAANIAALKGQS; this is translated from the coding sequence ATGACCACCCCGCTGATCTCCCCTTCCATCCTGTCCGCCGATTTCGCTGCGCTTGGCGAAGAGGTCCGCGCGATCGACGCGGCCGGCGCCGACTGGATCCATGTCGACGTGATGGATGGCCACTACGTGCCCAACATCACCATTGGCCCTGCCGTGGTGAAGGCGCTGCGCCCGCACACGGACAAGCCCTTCGACGTCCACCTGATGATCGCGCCGATCGATCCCTATCTCGAAGCCTTTGCCGAAGCCGGGGCCGATATCATCACGGTGCATCCGGAAGCCGGCCCGCATATCCACCGCACGCTGCAGGCGATTTCGGGCCTCGGCAAGAAGGCGGGCGTGGTGCTCAATCCCGGCACGCCTCTCGAAGCGCTCGACTACATCCTCGAAGACGTCGACCTGGTGCTGGTGATGAGCGTCAATCCCGGCTTCGGTGGGCAGAGCTTCATTCATTCGCAGCTGAAGAAGGTCGAGGCGATCCGCAAGCGCATCGATGCGCTTGGCAAGCCGATCCACCTCGAGGTCGATGGCGGCGTGAACGCCGAAACCGCGCGGCTGTGCGTCGATGCCGGCGCCGATGTGCTGGTCGCGGGCTCGGCCACTTTCAAGGGCGGCCCTGCGCAATACGCAGCCAATATCGCCGCGCTCAAAGGCCAGTCATGA
- a CDS encoding ABC transporter ATP-binding protein gives MKPFPSVALDHLAKGRIALLAAVTMLVALSEGLGFVLLVPMLETLGDGAPSLAGLALPDLSLGALLTLFVALVALRTLAELWRALVAQGLVVTLVDGLRLRAMEALLRADWRYLSGTRQNEHRAVVLGTVDRAGNAVQLFADLLRLALGLGALGLAAFVIAPLAALGLALGGALILFAFAPLRRRARGLGEALGERYRAMYSAVGETLDAARVVKSFGRETAALSAVEEGLKGRRAVERRFIFDSGLAKALLQTSGALLLAIFVWLAAGRGDVALATLLPLVALFARAVPMLGQLQQAAQAWAHDRPAIEEVEALIAEAYRAAEPAAAGEPPRLGSALRFASASLAYSDARPALDGIDLELPAGSFTAITGPSGAGKSTLADLAGGLLAPDAGAVLIDGVALDGPRRIAWRSRVAYVQQESVLFAATLRENLLWGRADASDTDCVAALERANAAFALELPGGLDHRIGEAGRTLSGGERQRIALARALLRDPDLLILDEATSALDPASEAAVADAVEAVAGRCTILVIGHRGALTQRAPRRVALDAGRLALDE, from the coding sequence GTGAAACCGTTTCCCTCTGTTGCACTCGACCATCTTGCCAAGGGCCGTATCGCGCTGCTCGCAGCCGTCACGATGCTCGTGGCGCTGAGCGAAGGGCTGGGCTTCGTCCTCCTCGTGCCCATGCTGGAAACGCTGGGAGACGGGGCGCCGTCGCTCGCCGGCCTGGCCCTGCCCGATCTTTCGCTGGGCGCGCTGCTGACGCTGTTCGTGGCCCTTGTCGCCCTGCGCACGCTGGCCGAGCTGTGGCGCGCGCTGGTCGCGCAAGGTCTCGTCGTTACGCTGGTAGACGGGCTGCGGCTGCGGGCGATGGAGGCGTTGCTGCGCGCCGACTGGCGCTACCTGTCCGGCACACGGCAGAACGAGCACCGGGCGGTGGTGCTGGGCACGGTCGACCGGGCGGGCAATGCGGTGCAGCTGTTCGCCGACCTCCTGCGGCTGGCCCTCGGGCTCGGCGCGCTGGGTCTCGCCGCCTTCGTGATCGCCCCGCTTGCCGCCCTCGGCCTCGCGCTTGGCGGCGCGCTGATCCTGTTCGCCTTCGCCCCGCTCAGGCGCAGGGCGCGCGGGCTCGGGGAAGCGCTGGGAGAGCGCTACCGGGCGATGTATTCCGCTGTCGGCGAGACGCTCGACGCCGCCCGCGTGGTCAAGAGTTTCGGCCGCGAGACGGCGGCTCTCTCCGCGGTGGAGGAGGGCCTCAAGGGCCGCCGCGCGGTGGAGCGCCGCTTCATTTTCGACAGCGGCCTCGCCAAGGCGTTGCTCCAGACAAGCGGCGCGCTGCTGCTTGCCATCTTCGTGTGGCTTGCCGCTGGGCGCGGGGACGTGGCGCTGGCCACGCTGCTCCCGCTCGTGGCCCTGTTTGCTCGCGCGGTGCCAATGCTGGGCCAGCTCCAGCAGGCCGCCCAGGCTTGGGCGCACGACCGTCCGGCGATCGAGGAAGTCGAAGCGCTGATCGCCGAGGCGTACCGCGCCGCCGAACCAGCGGCGGCCGGGGAGCCCCCGCGCCTTGGCTCGGCCTTGCGCTTCGCATCGGCCTCACTCGCCTACTCCGATGCGCGCCCCGCGCTCGACGGGATCGACCTGGAGCTTCCGGCGGGAAGCTTCACGGCCATCACGGGCCCGTCGGGCGCGGGCAAGAGCACGCTGGCCGACCTTGCCGGGGGCCTGCTTGCGCCTGACGCGGGTGCCGTCTTGATCGATGGGGTGGCCCTCGACGGCCCGCGCCGGATCGCCTGGCGCAGCCGGGTTGCCTATGTGCAGCAGGAGTCGGTGCTGTTCGCCGCAACGCTGCGTGAGAACCTCTTGTGGGGCCGGGCCGATGCGAGCGATACGGACTGCGTGGCCGCGCTGGAGCGCGCCAACGCCGCCTTCGCCCTCGAGCTGCCCGGTGGTCTCGACCATCGCATTGGCGAGGCTGGCCGCACGCTTTCAGGGGGCGAGCGCCAGCGGATTGCGCTCGCACGGGCGTTGTTGCGCGATCCCGACCTGCTGATCCTCGACGAAGCCACCAGCGCGCTCGACCCGGCCAGCGAAGCCGCCGTCGCCGATGCAGTGGAAGCAGTCGCCGGGCGCTGCACGATCCTCGTGATCGGCCATCGCGGAGCGCTGACGCAGCGCGCGCCGCGACGGGTAGCGCTCGACGCCGGGCGCCTCGCTCTTGATGAATAG
- a CDS encoding asparagine synthase-related protein yields the protein MLRGASVTAAFDGWIGNRTSLREALGLGDNAEDVALYLAAYQRWGDASDDHINGNYAAAIVDEGGAWARLSRSAFNAPPIHYRLSEEHCVAGSLVSVLATLPGAARLHPELAQVARGLAGDRSHPRSGWYRHTGRVAKGEAVRITAGSDEVWPVWRYSAPKHGPRQGKLADDSVLSTAQELLEEAVAGAAGRGTRVALALSGGLDSGLVASFLAQQNQGAAITALTMAPAKEWIAAPRPGYVADESSGAASIADQLGIAHHEIVINSSGPFDEHFARTLEKAGCAPVAIGLAPFLQTLARSAHQNDAQILMGADEGNSGISADGQWGYRELFLRLRWRELWLALRHRPRDPRPIWRKFVSLVVRGSARKLDIARFLSARGLRFESADEYGLVDGPGLDHFRERETPMHPRRVREELLAQSDDGAAEVAKAVEAVHGVPYRDPMAYPPLLEFCLSLPTRQFLRRGQTRYLARRLAEGRLPDAARMSHDHGVTDADWPLRVTRDRAALLAELEKMRADEDLSSLLDLSGMSDRLVRWDGKQPVDPLAAMALSYCLPAAIAAGRVIARAKGRNDL from the coding sequence GTGCTGCGCGGCGCCTCAGTCACAGCGGCCTTCGACGGTTGGATCGGCAATCGCACATCCCTTCGCGAAGCCCTGGGGCTTGGTGACAATGCCGAGGATGTCGCTCTCTATCTTGCCGCCTATCAGAGGTGGGGCGATGCCTCCGACGACCATATAAACGGGAATTACGCAGCAGCGATCGTCGATGAGGGAGGGGCATGGGCGCGCCTGTCCCGCAGCGCTTTCAATGCTCCCCCGATCCATTACCGCCTTTCCGAAGAGCACTGCGTCGCAGGTTCCCTAGTGTCCGTACTTGCGACCCTTCCGGGTGCGGCGCGACTCCATCCCGAGCTCGCCCAGGTCGCGCGCGGTCTTGCCGGAGATCGATCCCACCCTCGGTCAGGCTGGTATCGACACACCGGACGTGTCGCCAAGGGCGAGGCTGTCCGCATCACCGCTGGTTCCGACGAAGTGTGGCCAGTCTGGCGCTATTCCGCCCCGAAGCATGGGCCAAGGCAGGGCAAGCTCGCTGACGATAGCGTTCTCAGCACAGCGCAAGAATTGCTGGAAGAGGCGGTTGCAGGAGCAGCGGGGCGGGGCACCAGGGTAGCGCTTGCCCTGTCCGGCGGGCTCGACAGCGGCCTCGTCGCATCGTTTCTTGCGCAGCAAAACCAGGGCGCGGCAATAACGGCCCTGACAATGGCTCCGGCCAAGGAATGGATCGCGGCCCCCCGCCCCGGCTATGTGGCCGACGAAAGCAGCGGAGCCGCTTCCATCGCCGACCAATTGGGGATCGCCCACCACGAAATTGTGATCAACAGCAGCGGCCCCTTCGACGAGCACTTTGCCCGCACACTGGAGAAAGCCGGCTGCGCCCCCGTCGCTATCGGCCTTGCTCCTTTTCTTCAAACACTGGCCCGGTCAGCCCACCAGAATGATGCGCAGATCCTGATGGGCGCGGACGAGGGCAATTCCGGAATCTCGGCCGATGGCCAGTGGGGATACCGCGAACTGTTCTTGCGCCTTCGCTGGCGCGAACTGTGGCTCGCCCTTCGTCACCGACCCCGCGATCCCCGGCCGATCTGGAGAAAGTTCGTCAGCCTCGTGGTTCGGGGGTCGGCAAGAAAGCTTGATATTGCGCGTTTCCTGTCGGCGCGCGGATTGCGGTTTGAATCGGCCGACGAATACGGCCTCGTGGACGGTCCGGGTCTGGATCACTTTCGGGAGCGCGAAACGCCAATGCATCCGCGCCGCGTGCGCGAAGAATTGCTTGCCCAGAGCGATGATGGCGCAGCCGAAGTCGCCAAGGCAGTCGAAGCAGTTCACGGCGTGCCCTACCGCGACCCTATGGCCTATCCGCCGCTGCTCGAATTCTGCCTGTCCCTGCCGACCCGGCAATTCCTGCGCCGTGGGCAGACCCGTTATCTTGCGCGCAGGCTGGCGGAGGGGCGCCTGCCGGATGCTGCACGCATGTCGCACGATCACGGCGTGACCGATGCCGACTGGCCCTTGCGGGTGACCCGCGACCGCGCTGCACTGCTCGCCGAGCTGGAGAAAATGCGTGCGGATGAAGACCTCTCCTCGCTGCTCGACCTTTCCGGCATGAGCGACCGCCTCGTTCGGTGGGATGGCAAGCAGCCCGTGGATCCGCTCGCGGCGATGGCGCTGAGCTATTGTCTCCCGGCTGCGATTGCCGCCGGTCGAGTGATCGCCCGGGCCAAGGGCCGCAACGATCTGTAA
- a CDS encoding DUF2141 domain-containing protein, whose translation MKRTAALAMLPLAAALGANAPAGSAAPAASKGATISVTVTNLRNAKGIVRACMTTDEDKFPRCRGVAGAHGATADAQEGSIAFTFTGVKPGRYAIALLHDENGNGKADRALGMMPKEGFGFSRDAKVRMGPPKFSEAAFDVGQDDRTLTIRMRYML comes from the coding sequence ATGAAACGCACTGCTGCCCTCGCTATGCTGCCGCTGGCCGCTGCGCTCGGCGCGAACGCTCCGGCCGGCTCGGCCGCGCCTGCCGCGTCGAAGGGTGCGACCATCTCGGTCACGGTCACCAACCTGCGCAACGCCAAGGGCATCGTGCGCGCCTGCATGACCACCGATGAGGACAAGTTTCCCCGCTGCCGCGGCGTCGCCGGAGCGCACGGAGCAACCGCCGATGCGCAGGAAGGCTCGATCGCCTTTACCTTCACCGGAGTGAAGCCCGGGCGTTACGCCATCGCCTTGCTCCATGACGAGAACGGCAACGGCAAGGCCGACCGCGCGCTTGGCATGATGCCCAAGGAGGGCTTCGGCTTCTCGCGCGATGCCAAGGTCCGCATGGGACCGCCGAAATTCTCCGAGGCCGCCTTCGATGTCGGCCAGGACGACCGCACCCTCACCATCCGGATGCGCTACATGCTCTGA
- a CDS encoding diacylglycerol/lipid kinase family protein — MDRVIYNFDSLPLRQTATPAPKRRAIYRAHRTSDPRIGVIYNPRSHRNKGQDLACTGSDRITVAQPRTRNEIFHALSGFARDGIDFLVINGGDGTVRDVLTIGQMVFADRWPAVAVLPKGKTNALNVDLGAPADWSLEEAMKAYHTGRRLVRRPLAISREGDDNPPMLGFIFGAGAFTLGIETGQDAHSLGFFNSLAVGATGAWGVLQALFGTDRNKWRRGTEMDLRFLPSGESVPRSAFGNPDRRSVMLASTLERMPMGVQLFGAPRPGFKLAVLDHPRRRLLASLPAILTGWRPRWLSDAGFHQLDADGLSIDVAEAVILDGEAFPAGRYRVEQGPDITFVSV; from the coding sequence ATGGACCGGGTAATATACAACTTCGACAGCCTGCCCCTCCGGCAGACCGCGACCCCGGCGCCCAAGCGGCGCGCCATTTACCGTGCGCACCGTACGTCCGATCCGCGCATCGGCGTGATCTATAATCCGCGCAGCCACCGCAACAAGGGCCAGGACCTTGCCTGCACGGGATCCGACCGGATCACGGTCGCCCAGCCGCGCACCCGCAACGAGATTTTCCACGCGCTGTCCGGCTTCGCCCGCGACGGGATCGATTTCCTCGTCATCAATGGCGGTGACGGGACGGTGCGCGACGTGCTGACGATTGGCCAGATGGTCTTTGCCGACCGCTGGCCCGCTGTCGCCGTATTGCCCAAGGGCAAGACCAACGCGCTCAACGTCGACCTTGGCGCTCCGGCCGACTGGTCGCTGGAAGAGGCGATGAAGGCCTATCACACGGGCCGCCGGCTGGTCCGCCGTCCGCTCGCGATCAGCCGCGAAGGCGACGACAACCCGCCGATGCTCGGCTTCATTTTCGGTGCCGGCGCCTTCACCCTCGGTATTGAAACGGGCCAGGACGCGCACTCGCTCGGCTTCTTCAACAGTCTCGCCGTCGGTGCGACGGGCGCCTGGGGCGTGCTGCAGGCCCTTTTCGGCACGGATCGCAACAAGTGGCGCCGCGGCACGGAAATGGATCTGCGTTTCCTGCCCTCTGGCGAGAGCGTGCCGCGTTCGGCCTTTGGCAATCCGGACCGCCGCAGCGTGATGCTCGCCTCCACGCTCGAACGCATGCCGATGGGCGTCCAGCTCTTCGGTGCGCCGCGCCCGGGTTTCAAGCTTGCGGTCCTGGACCACCCGCGCCGCCGCCTGCTGGCCTCCCTTCCGGCGATCCTGACGGGCTGGCGTCCTCGCTGGCTTTCCGATGCCGGTTTCCACCAGCTCGACGCCGATGGCCTGTCGATCGATGTTGCCGAAGCGGTCATCCTCGATGGCGAGGCCTTCCCCGCCGGTCGATACCGGGTCGAGCAGGGGCCGGACATCACCTTCGTCAGCGTGTGA
- a CDS encoding MmcB family DNA repair protein, which produces MADSAIETLTAAHVARGIARLFARNDIWCLAEMPLRNGRRADLMGVDPKGRIILVEIKVQRGDLLGDGKWPDYLDYCDRFYWGLPPGLDRSPLEGDGYRPDCCGVIVADGYDGEIVRPAPLRPLAAARRKVEVERLARTALRRATVALDPHCAPWGTPE; this is translated from the coding sequence ATGGCAGATTCGGCAATCGAGACCCTCACGGCAGCGCATGTGGCGCGCGGCATCGCGCGGCTGTTTGCCCGCAACGACATCTGGTGCCTGGCGGAAATGCCGCTGCGCAACGGGCGGCGGGCGGACCTCATGGGGGTCGACCCTAAAGGCCGCATCATCCTGGTCGAAATCAAGGTCCAGCGCGGCGACCTGCTCGGCGATGGCAAATGGCCCGACTACCTCGACTATTGCGACCGGTTCTATTGGGGCCTGCCTCCCGGGCTCGACCGCAGCCCCCTCGAAGGCGACGGGTACCGGCCCGACTGCTGCGGGGTCATCGTGGCCGACGGCTATGACGGCGAAATCGTACGGCCCGCGCCGCTGCGCCCGCTTGCTGCCGCGCGCCGCAAGGTCGAGGTCGAACGCCTCGCGCGCACGGCGCTGCGCCGCGCGACCGTTGCGCTCGACCCACACTGCGCGCCCTGGGGTACGCCCGAATAG
- a CDS encoding PAS domain-containing protein: MDRFGGFFGSRDTAEDIDEDIVDEADADLEPPPSPVGQDERRMQVRAYNHWASLLGDLAFPHISDLEPESLDDFGPYSVLLDLSDDIEDPKVGFVGSELAEEAGHDGDLALLSNVPSRSVLSRITDHYMQIIANQAPIGFEAEFTNERGATVLYRGILLPYSSDNETIDFIYGVINWKEMADQQTADELLLAIDQALGDDEDDAAYEDTVETAESLTKPAPDAYGEDVLELGNNDMMDSHAHGALPQPAFGAVEDDEDEAIEAVSAEDTVSEAPAGPRVDALGNPLGGFAASDDETGYGEESDDSFDSGIKTAADYGLPEWDDEDEGEDDVDDLVDPLAGDGDEGSSSLVSLVSRGGRNKKSVDLSRNEPAPAIPQAYEGEDVALPPRVPVAYEAEPEAPLEGASEPAAYEDEATEFAIVAEEEAEAPEAIEEPVVEVAAQNVADEPVGAPADEPVESEAEEAAAPAPVEEPVAEIFEEEAEPVVDEESPEGLYDCLAAAREMAQTAQNTEDRSRKALYAAVGRAYDFSLEAENAPEDFDELLVDNGLTFQDRAPMTPVVKLVFGADYDKTRLTEYAAVLMHAHRVGVERGKLATFLREAEGGLKGVVNAERRARKEEQGKPVDDKKAVRPNLAKKLRALETLSLADLDEDGAEFALVMVRRTADGQLEVIGEVPEDVPLVERAARKLLG, translated from the coding sequence ATGGACAGGTTCGGCGGCTTTTTCGGCTCGCGTGATACGGCGGAGGACATCGACGAGGATATCGTCGATGAGGCCGACGCCGATCTCGAACCGCCGCCGTCGCCCGTCGGCCAGGACGAGCGCCGCATGCAGGTGCGTGCCTACAACCACTGGGCCAGCCTGCTCGGCGACCTCGCCTTCCCGCATATTTCCGACCTCGAACCCGAATCGCTCGACGACTTCGGCCCTTATTCGGTGCTGCTGGACCTGTCCGACGACATCGAGGACCCCAAGGTCGGCTTCGTGGGCTCGGAGCTGGCCGAGGAAGCCGGCCATGACGGCGACCTTGCGCTGCTGTCGAATGTGCCGAGCCGCTCGGTCCTAAGCCGCATCACCGACCATTACATGCAGATCATCGCCAACCAGGCGCCGATCGGCTTCGAGGCGGAATTCACCAACGAACGCGGCGCAACGGTGCTCTACCGTGGCATCCTGCTGCCCTATTCGAGCGACAACGAGACCATCGATTTCATCTATGGCGTGATCAACTGGAAGGAAATGGCCGACCAGCAGACCGCCGACGAGCTGCTGCTCGCCATCGACCAGGCCCTGGGTGATGACGAGGACGATGCAGCCTACGAGGACACGGTCGAAACCGCGGAATCGCTTACCAAGCCAGCGCCCGACGCCTATGGCGAAGACGTGCTCGAACTCGGGAACAACGACATGATGGACAGCCACGCACATGGCGCCCTTCCGCAACCGGCCTTCGGTGCGGTCGAGGACGACGAGGACGAAGCCATCGAGGCCGTTTCGGCCGAAGACACTGTGAGCGAGGCTCCGGCCGGCCCGCGTGTCGACGCGCTCGGCAATCCGCTCGGCGGCTTTGCTGCCAGCGATGACGAGACCGGCTACGGCGAGGAAAGCGACGACAGCTTCGACAGCGGCATCAAGACCGCCGCTGACTATGGCCTTCCCGAATGGGACGATGAGGACGAAGGCGAAGACGACGTCGACGATCTCGTCGATCCGCTCGCAGGCGACGGCGACGAGGGCTCCAGCAGCCTCGTCTCGCTGGTAAGCCGCGGAGGTCGCAACAAGAAGAGCGTCGACCTGTCGCGCAACGAGCCGGCCCCGGCGATTCCGCAGGCCTATGAAGGCGAAGACGTTGCGCTGCCGCCGCGCGTACCCGTGGCCTATGAGGCTGAGCCTGAAGCGCCGCTCGAAGGCGCCTCCGAACCGGCCGCCTACGAAGACGAGGCGACCGAATTCGCCATTGTTGCGGAAGAAGAGGCCGAAGCGCCCGAAGCGATCGAGGAACCGGTCGTCGAAGTGGCCGCACAGAACGTCGCCGATGAGCCGGTTGGGGCTCCGGCTGACGAACCGGTCGAGAGCGAAGCCGAGGAAGCAGCCGCGCCCGCGCCGGTGGAAGAACCCGTGGCAGAGATCTTCGAGGAAGAGGCTGAGCCCGTGGTCGACGAAGAATCGCCCGAGGGTCTCTACGACTGCCTCGCCGCGGCGCGCGAAATGGCGCAGACCGCGCAGAATACGGAAGACCGCAGCCGCAAGGCGCTCTATGCCGCCGTGGGCCGCGCCTACGACTTCAGCCTCGAAGCCGAAAACGCACCGGAAGACTTCGACGAACTGCTGGTCGACAACGGCCTGACCTTCCAGGACCGCGCGCCCATGACGCCGGTCGTGAAGCTGGTTTTCGGCGCCGATTACGACAAGACGCGCCTTACCGAATACGCTGCCGTCCTGATGCATGCGCACCGCGTGGGCGTGGAGCGCGGCAAGCTCGCCACCTTCCTCCGTGAGGCCGAAGGCGGCCTCAAGGGCGTGGTCAACGCCGAACGCCGCGCGCGCAAGGAAGAGCAGGGCAAGCCGGTCGACGACAAGAAGGCCGTTCGTCCCAATCTCGCCAAGAAGCTGCGCGCGCTGGAAACCCTCTCGCTCGCCGATCTCGACGAGGACGGCGCCGAATTCGCCCTGGTGATGGTCCGCCGCACGGCAGACGGCCAGCTCGAAGTCATCGGCGAAGTGCCGGAAGACGTGCCGCTGGTGGAACGCGCCGCGCGCAAGCTGCTCGGCTAA